A portion of the Gadus macrocephalus chromosome 10, ASM3116895v1 genome contains these proteins:
- the arsia gene encoding arylsulfatase I, which yields MTTTSLTGFSVMSLLSLSYLTWDWMSPNQVERPSAPDPANVLPAARPPHIIFIMTDDQGFNDIGYHNSDIKTPTLDKLAADGVRLEQYYIQPICTPSRSQLLTGRYQIHTGLQHSIIRPRQPSCLPLDQVTLPQRLQGLGYSTHMVGKWHLGFYKKECLPTRRGFHSYLGSLTGSVNYYTYNSCDGPGLCGYDLHEGETVAWDQGGKYSTHLYTRRVRRILAAHDPLGPPLFIYLSFQAVHTPLQCPRRYVYPYRDMGNVPRRKYAGMVSAVDEAVHNVTYALRKYGFYQNSVVVFSTDNGGQPLSGGSNWPLRGRKGTYWEGGVRGLGFVHSPLLRRRRRVSRALVHITDWYPTLVGLAGGNASAAEGLDGFDVWPAISEGRESPRREILHNIDPLYNPARGGSLRGGFGIWDTAVQASIRAGDWKLLTGDPGYGDWTPPPVLPGSPGGWWGLERHLQPGKAVWLFNVSGDPYERFDQAERRPDVVKLLLARLAFYNRTAVPVRYPPEDPRGHPDLNGGAWGPWFGDGEEDPWDGVPRRRTKDRKETLKMARTKSFFRSLTTRMMSDRI from the exons ATGACGACCACGTCGCTGACCGGGTTCTCCGTGATGAGTCTGCTGAGCCTCAGTTACCTGACGTGGGACTGGATGAGCCCCAACCAGGTGGAGCGCCCGTCCGCTCCCGACCCGGCCAACGTACTGCCCGCAGCGCGTCCGCCGCACATTATCTTCATCATGACGGACGACCAGGGGTTCAACGACATCGGCTATCACAACTCTGACATCAAGACCCCCACGCTGGACAAGCTGGCGGCGGACGGAGTGAGGCTTGAACAGTACTACATCCAGCCTATATGCACCCCGTCCCGCAGCCAGCTGCTCACCGGCAG gtACCAGATCCACACGGGCCTGCAGCACTCCATCATCCGGCCGCGCCAGCCCAGCTGCCTGCCCCTGGACCAGGTCACCCTGCCCCAGCGGCTGCAGGGGCTGGGCTACTCCACCCACATGGTGGGCAAGTGGCACCTGGGCTTCTACAAGAAGGAGTGTCTGCCCACCCGCCGCGGCTTCCACTCCTACCTCGGCTCGCTGACGGGCAGCGTCAACTACTACACCTACAACTCGTGCGACGGGCCGGGCCTGTGCGGCTACGACCTCCACGAGGGCGAGACGGTGGCCTGGGACCAGGGCGGCAAGTACTCCACCCACCTGTACACCCGGAGGGTCCGCCGGATCCTGGCCGCGCACGACCCGCTGGGCCCGCCCCTCTTCATCTACCTGTCCTTCCAGGCGGTGCACACGCCCCTGCAGTGCCCCCGGCGCTACGTCTACCCGTACCGGGACATGGGCAACGTGCCGCGCCGCAAGTACGCCGGCATGGTGTCGGCGGTGGACGAGGCGGTGCACAACGTCACCTACGCCCTCCGCAAGTACGGCTTCTACCAGAACAGCGTGGTGGTCTTCTCCACGGACAACGGGGGCCAGCCGCTGTCGGGGGGCAGCAACTGGCCGCTGAGGGGCCGCAAGGGCACCTACTGGGAGGGCGGGGTCCGGGGGCTGGGCTTCGTCCACAGCCCCCTGCTGCGGCGCAGGAGGAGGGTGAGCAGGGCCCTGGTGCACATCACCGACTGGTACCCCACGCTGGTGGGGCTGGCCGGGGGCAACGCCTCGGCCGCCGAGGGGCTGGACGGCTTCGACGTGTGGCCGGCCATCAGCGAGGGCCGGGAGTCGCCGCGCCGGGAGATCCTGCACAACATCGACCCGCTGTACAACCCCGCGCGGGGGGGCTCGCTGCGGGGGGGCTTCGGCATCTGGGACACGGCGGTCCAGGCGTCCATACGCGCCGGGGACTGGAAGCTGCTCACCGGGGACCCCGGCTACGGGGACTGGACGCCGCCGCCCGTGCTGCCCGGCTCCCCCGGCGGCTGGTGGGGGCTGGAACGCCACCTGCAGCCTGGGAAGGCGGTGTGGCTGTTCAACGTGTCCGGGGACCCCTACGAACGCTTCGACCAGGCGGAGCGGCGCCCCGACGTGGTCAAGCTGCTGCTGGCCCGGCTGGCCTTCTACAACCGCACGGCCGTGCCGGTGCGCTACCCCCCCGAGGACCCCCGGGGCCACCCGGACCTGAACGGGGGGGCCTGGGGGCCCTGGTTcggggacggggaggaggatcCCTGGGACGGCGTGCCGCGCAGACGCACCAAGGACAGGAAGGAGACCCTGAAGATGGCCAGGACCAAGTCCTTCTTCAGGAGCCTCACCACCCGGATGATGTCCGATAGGATATGA